The following proteins come from a genomic window of Aspergillus oryzae RIB40 DNA, chromosome 4:
- a CDS encoding 60S ribosomal protein uL18 (60S ribosomal protein L5), translating into MPFHKQVKNSAYYSRYQTKYRRRREGKTDYYARKRLITQAKNKYNAPKYRLVVRFTNRDIITQIVYSEISGDKVFASAYAHELKRYGITNGLTNWAAAYATGLLLARRTLKKLGIDEQFPGVEEADGEYSLTEAVETDDGERRPFKAFLDVGLARTSTGARVFAAMKGASDGGILVPHSENRFPGYDIETEELDAETLRNYIFGGHVAEYMEGLADDDEERYRGQFHKYLENEVEAGDIEDLYTEAHKAIREDPFKKDEDEGSKKTKEEWKAESKKFQKKKLTHAERKARVEQKIRELAA; encoded by the exons ATG CCTTTCCACAAGCAAGTCAAGAACAGCGCTTACTACAG CCGCTACCAGACCAAGTACCGCCGTCGCAGAGAGGGCAAGACTGATTACTATGCCCGTAAGCGCCTGATCACCCAGGCCAAGAACAAGTACAACGCTCCCAAGTACCGCCTCGTTGTCCGCTTCACCAACCGcgacatcatcacccagaTCGTCTACTCTGAGATCTCCGGTGACAAGGTTTTCGCCAGCGCCTACGCCCACGAGCTCAAGCGCTATGGCATCACCAACGGTCTGACCAACTGGGCTGCCGCTTACGCCACCGGTCTCCTCCTTGCCCGCCGTACCCTCAAGAAGCTGGGCATTGACGAGCAGTTCCCCGGTGTTGAGGAGGCTGATGGTGAGTACTCTCTCACCGAGGCCGTTGAGACCGATGACGGTGAGCGCCGTCCCTTCAAGGCCTTCCTTGATGTCGGTCTTGCCCGTACCTCCACCGGTGCCCGTGTCTTCGCTGCCATGAAGGGTGCCTCCGACGGTGGTATCCTCGTCCCCCACTCCGAGAACCGCTTCCCCGGTTACGACATTGAGACCGAGGAGCTCGATGCTGAGACTCTCCGCAACTACATCTTCGGTGGCCACGTCGCCGAGTACATGGAGGGTCTTGccgacgacgatgaggagcGTTACCGCGGCCAGTTCCACAAGTACCTTGAGAACGAGGTTGAGGCCGGTGACATTGAGGACCTCTACACTGAGGCCCACAAGGCCATCCGTGAGGACCCCTTcaagaaggacgaggatgagggctccaagaagaccaaggaggagTGGAAGGCCGAGAGCAAGaagttccagaagaagaagctgacCCACGCTGAGCGCAAGGCTCGCGTTGAGCAGAAGATCCGTGAGCTTGCTGCTTAA
- a CDS encoding fungal specific transcription factor domain-containing protein (predicted protein), with translation MSNVFTRNDVGEPEDQGRHETVYRARQNDGTFNGALPDILRRLTSLEQSLTAAPCQSSAAGDQRGFPPPGLSALFHNEILENPPSNGNYFTVPDIVQEHIPSCHTEQTTPNIPVLSQDTGDALLWDDALITKNMATKWVNGFYEFSWGPELPVGKEFLLRLPDLFDLPHVKIDTSALLVYYNVLLQGLFMDRGLGQRRKDYASYMYRKLLEHAKDWDFEAQPTPTDLYAALLLTFATNWFFDRELSWKFHCSAYRIACNLGFFLLDADVNDNCPSPHGQSPHKDQMRFCVWNLVHNDCIFRFHLGKPSLVNPSTMVVRFPELSTWNPNEGLNRSAQINFLVATRLAFAKLRFFDMMDDARQNGSQPCDHLIEELITESQTALTDWKIDESLGTAVKYSQSAWFYDELIQNACTTIILLNRERSVSNSQTARKQSLEAARRAIETMKRAMTIDSTDSHWPIGYFSFYSVVTILTIFANILETNEPAAIAHDMSLAVWFGAMLVEWTAEREELRPVEAAVSTLNDICRQVKLCTSSIQVQPNSQLVTGVTPADGMILCPSSVQTLNCIGIKVHDLVQSPHETILLVERLSSHPF, from the exons ATGTCGAATGTGTTTACCCGAAACGATGTCGgagaaccagaagatcaaGGTCGCCATGA GACTGTGTACCGTGCAAGGCAGAATGACGGTACTTTCAATGGAGCATTACCTGACATCCTCAGACGTCTGACTTCATTGGAGCAATCTCTGACAGCGGCACCTTGTCAGTCTTCTGCAGCGGGTGACCAGAGAGGCTTTCCTCCCCCTGGTTTATCCGCGCTCTTCCACAATGAAATCCTGGAAAACCCTCCGAGTAATG GCAACTATTTTACAGTTCCAGACATCGTTCAAGAACACATTCCCTCATGTCATACTGAGCAAACTACGCCAAATATCCCGGTGCTCAGCCAAGACACCGGTGATGCCTTGCTTTGGGACGATGCATTGATCACCAAAAATATGGCCACCAAATGGGTCAATG GGTTTTATGAATTTTCATGGGGCCCTGAGCTTCCCGTGGGGAAAGAGTTCctccttcgtcttcctgaCCTATTCGACCTACCACACGTCAAGATCGACACATCTGCACTTCTGGTATACTATAACGTTCTTCTGCAAGGGTTATTCATGGATCGAGGCCTCGgtcaaaggagaaaagattATGCATCTTATATGTACAGAAAATTGCTAGAACATGCTAAAGACTGGGACTTCGAGGCACAACCTACTCCCACAGATCTTTACGCCGCTCTTCTCTTG ACTTTTGCAACAAATTGGTTTTTCGATAGGGAGCTTTCGTGGAAGTTCCATTGCTCTGCATACCGCATAGCCTGTAATCTAGGCTTCTTTCTGCTAGATGCGGACGTCAATGACAACTGCCCATCCCCCCATGGCCAGTCACCTCATAAGGATCAAATGCGCTTCTGCGTCTGGAACTTGGTGCACAATGATTGTATTTTCCGTTTTCATCTAGGCAAGCCGAGTCTTGTCAACCCTAGCACAATGGTCGTCAGATTCCCAGAGCTGTCCACGTGGAACCCGAACGAAGGGTTGAACCGATCGGCCCAAATTAATTTCTTGGTGGCCACGCGCCTGGCATTTGCGAAACTACGATTCTTCGATATGATGGATGATGCACGACAAAATGGATCGCAGCCTTGTGACCACTTAATAGAGGAATTGATCACGGAGAGCCAAACAGCTCTTACAGACTGGAAAATA GATGAAAGCCTCGGGACAGCAGTAAAGTATAGCCAGAGCGCCTGGTTCTACGACGAATTAATTCAAAACGCTTGCACCACTATCATTCTACTTAACCGTGAACGATCAGTATCAAACAGTCAAACAGCCAGAAAACAGTCACTTGAGGCGGCAAGGAGAGCAATTGAAACCATGAAGCGGGCAATGACCATTGATTCGACTGACTCTCACTGGCCGATAGG ttatttttctttctactcGGTCGTCACCATCCTTACCATATTCGCTAATATTCTCGAGACAAATGAGCCTGCTGCCATCGCTCACGACATGTCCCTCGCGGTGTGGTTCGGGGCCATGTTGGTCGAGTGGACAGCCGAACGCGAAGAACTCAGACCTGTTGAGGCAGCCGTCAGCACATTGAATGACATCTGTCGGCAAGTCAAACTGTGCACATCCAGCATACAGGTCCAGCCAAACAGTCAGCTCGTCACGGGTGTGACACCAGCTGACGGGATGATTCTCTGCCCTAGCTCTGTCCAAACCCTCAATTGTATCGGTATCAAAGTGCATGATCTTGTTCAGAGTCCACATGAGACGATTTTACTTGTCGAACG acTTTCTTCCCACCCCTTCTAG
- a CDS encoding putative ABC multidrug transporter (pleiotropic drug resistance proteins (PDR1-15), ABC superfamily) produces the protein MALAMDGGTSSGTQTYANSERSDLEQKDKLAENRAEIDEQLTNLARKLTTKSEQLHHRSPFEAPEGGCLDPNSPNFRARDWAKAFYNARYNADENCPPRVAGVAFKDLNVSGYGSPVDYQMSVGNALLKLPTQIYQFLGGKKRKINILQGLDGLVLPGEQLCVLGPPGSGCSTFLKTIAGETHGFQVDPAAYINYHGITPKQMSTDFRGEAIYTAEVDAHYPQLSVGDTLYFASLARAPRHLPGGISSQEYATHLRDVIMAMFGISHTINTRVGNDFVRGVSGGERKRVTIAEAALSYAPLQCWDNSTRGLDSANAVEFCRTLRTQSDVFGMTSCVAIYQAPQAAYNLFDKVIVLYEGHQIYFGTAHDAKSYFERLGFLCPESQTTADFLTSMSSPTERIVRPGFESLAPRTPEEFAKLWKESPERQSLLRQIDQYATEHPFDGADLDRFSQSRKTEKSKNQRQKSPYTLSYWGQIRLCMWRELQRLKNDPSVTIVMLINNFFEALIISSIFYNLSGNTSSFFSRGAILFMMVLLNAFSSMLEILSLYAKRTIVEKHNRYALYHPSAEAISSMIMDMPYKIVNSILMNITLYFMANLRREPGPFFFNYLISFMMVMSMSMFFRLFASLTKTIQQALAPSSIILMALVLYTGFAIPVSYMRGWASWIRHLNPVAYGFEAIMVNEFHGRTFPCASFVPSGVGYENISKDERVCSVVGSVPGSDLVDGTTFVKSTYGYENSHRWRNFGIILALTIFLALCQIIATELVASERSKGEVLVFRRGSSQKARAKQHQHDEERTQAPVIQNEKHSEGPDSTLGVEKQTSIFHWENVCYDVKIKSETRRILDHVDGWIKPGTLTALMGSSGAGKTTLLDVLANRTTVGVVGGDMLVDGRPRDSSFQRKTGYVQQQDLHLHTSTVREALEFSALLRQPPQYTREEKLDYVEKVLDLLNMRDYADAIVGIPGEGLNVEQRKRLTIGVELAARPKLLLFLDEPTSGLDSQTSWSICNLMETLTKNGQAILCTIHQPSAMLFQRFDRLLLLAKGGKTVYFGDIGRESRILMDYFTRNGGPALPPGSNPAEHMLEVIGAAPGAKSEIDWPAVWRNSPEYQNVRHELSNLRALANQPSPVSDTNDKSSYAEFAAPFATQFVQVGLRVFQQYWRTPAYIYSKVLLTIGCSLFIGFSFFKADNTAQGLQNQMFGVFVFLFVVIQLIIQIIPSFVTQRTLYEARERQSKTYSWQAFVVTNILVELAWNSIMAIFCFLVWFYPVGLFHNAEYTDTLHYRSTLTFLFIWVTFLFASSLAHMLIAGIESEEIASSLSNILAIMMYAFCGILAGPDALPGFWIFMYRVNPFTYLVSGLLSTSLGEAPMHCAEKEFLSFSTPANLTCGEYMQDYISTNGGYLLNSGAQGGEDCHFCATGNTTQFLQHVNIDFSTRWRDFGLMWVYVVFNIFAAISLYWLCRLPKGKKNK, from the exons ATGGCCCTCGCTATGGACGGAGGCACTAGCTCGGGGACTCAAACCTACGCAAACAGTGAAAGGTCGGATCTTgaacagaaagacaaactTGCGGAGAATCGAGCGGAAATCGACGAGCAACTGACGAACCTAGCGCGCAAACTGACCACGAAATCtgaacaacttcatcatcgttCCCCGTTTGAAGCGCCAGAGGGTGGATGTCTGGACCCTAACAGCCCTAACTTTCGTGCCAGAGATTGGGCAAAAGCTTTCTACAATGCCAGGTATAACGCCGATGAAAACTGCCCACCACGAGTGGCCGGAGTTGCGTTCAAGGATCTGAACGTTTCCGGTTACGGTAGTCCTGTGGACTACCAAATGAGCGTTGGAAACGCCCTGCTAAAGTTACCAACACAGATATATCAGTTTCTTGGCGGCAAAAAACGGAAGATCAACATTCTCCAAGGCCTTGATGGACTAGTTCTTCCTGGCGAACAGCTATGTGTCTTGGGCCCTCCGGGATCCGGCTGTTCCACTTTTCTCAAAACTATTGCTGGTGAAACACATGGCTTTCAGGTAGATCCGGCAGCCTATATCAACTACCATGGCATAACTCCCAAGCAAATGTCAACTGATTTCCGGGGCGAAGCTATCTACACCGCTGAAGTTGATGCACACTACCCACAACTCTCAGTCGGCGATACGCTGTACTTTGCATCCCTTGCTCGTGCACCTCGTCACCTTCCGGGTGGCATCAGTTCCCAGGAATACGCTACTCATCTCCGCGATGTGATTATGGCCATGTTTGGGATCAGTCATACTATCAATACCCGAGTCGGTAATGACTTTGTTCGTGGTGTCAGCGGGGGTGAGAGAAAGCGGGTTACGATCGCAGAGGCCGCATTAAGCTATGCCCCATTACAGTGCTGGGATAACAGCACCAGAGGATTAGACAGTGCAAACGCAGTGGAGTTTTGCAGGACCTTACGGACGCAAAGCGATGTTTTTGGAATGACCTCGTGTGTCGCAATTTACCAGGCTCCTCAAGCTGCGTACAAT CTTTTCGATAAGGTTATTGTTTTGTATGAAGGACATCAAATATATTTTGGCACTGCTCATGATGCTAAAAGCTATTTTGAACGACTCGGCTTTCTATGTCCTGAGTCTCAGACCACTGCCGACTTTCTCACGTCAATGTCCAGTCCAACCGAACGCATCGTTAGACCAGGTTTTGAGAGTCTAGCACCTAGAACACCAGAGGAGTTTGCCAAGCTCTGGAAAGAGAGCCCTGAACGCCAATCCTTGTTGCGCCAAATCGATCAGTACGCTACTGAACATCCTTTTGATGGGGCCGATCTTGACCGATTTTCCCAATCCCGGAAGACagaaaagtcaaagaacCAACGACAGAAATCACCCTATACTCTGTCATACTGGGGCCAGATTCGGCTTTGTATGTGGAGGGAATTGCAGCGCCTCAAGAATGATCCAAGTGTTACCATCGTCATGCTTATTAACAACTTCTTTGAGGCGCTGATAATTTCGAGCATATTCTACAATCTCTCGGGGAACACTTCATCGTTCTTCTCCCGCGGCGCTATTCTATTCATGATGGTTCTCTTGAATGCCTTTTCAAGCATGCTCGAAATTCTGAGCTTGTATGCGAAACGAACAATCGTGGAAAAGCACAACCGATATGCCCTCTACCACCCTAGTGCGGAGGCCATATCGTCAATGATTATGGATATGCCATACAAAATTGTGAACTCGATATTGATGAACATAACATTATATTTCATGGCAAATCTCCGTCGTGAACCCGGGCCGTTTTTCTTCAACTATCTGATCTCTTTCatgatggtgatgagcaTGTCGATGTTTTTCCGCCTCTTTGCATCACTTACCAAAACAATCCAGCAGGCATTAGCTCCGTCATCAATCATCCTTATGGCTCTGGTTCTATATACTGGGTTTGCCATTCCAGTTAGCTATATGCGTGGGTGGGCTTCGTGGATTCGGCACTTGAATCCTGTCGCATATGGTTTCGAGGCTATAATGGTCAATGAATTTCACGGGAGGACTTTTCCTTGTGCGTCTTTCGTCCCTTCTGGGGTAGGGTACGAGAAtatctccaaggatgagCGCGTCTGCTCGGTCGTAGGATCTGTCCCAGGCTCAGATCTCGTTGACGGCACGACTTTTGTTAAATCCACATACGGGTATGAAAACAGTCATCGCTGGAGAAATTTTGGTATTATCCTCGCACTCACTATCTTTCTCGCACTGTGCCAAATTATTGCAACAGAGCTAGTTGCCTCTGAGCGGTCAAAGGGAGAGGTTCTTGTGTTTCGCCGCGGCAGCTCACAGAAAGCCAGGGCAAAACAGCACCAGCACGATGAAGAGCGGACACAAGCCCCTGTCATCCAAAACGAGAAGCATAGCGAGGGACCTGACTCGACTTTAGGTGTAGAGAAACAAACGTCTATCTTTCACTGGGAAAATGTATGCTATGATGTTAAGATCAAGAGTGAAACTCGGCGGATTCTAGATCATGTTGATGGTTGGATCAAGCCTGGCACTTTGACTGCCTTGATG GGCAGTTCCGGTGCTGGAAAGACTACTCTACTCGACGTGCTGGCTAACCGCACCAcagttggggttgttggtggtgataTGCTCGTCGATGGCCGACCAAGGGACAGCTCATTTCAACGCAAAACAGGTTATGTACAGCAACaagaccttcatcttcatacCTCCACTGTGCGTGAGGCTCTAGAGTTTAGTGCCTTGCTCAGACAACCGCCTCAATATACCCGGGAAGAAAAACTGGACTATGTTGAGAaagttcttgatcttctcaatatGAGGGACTATGCTGACGCTATAGTTGGGATACCTGGAGAGGGCCTTAACGTGGAGCAGAGAAAACGCCTTACAATTGGTGTCGAGCTGGCTGCACGTCCGAAActgcttcttttcctagATGAACCTACCTCTGGTCTGGATAGTCAGACATCATGGTCAATTTGCAATTTGATGGAGACTCTGACCAAGAACGGACAAGCTATTCTATGTACCATTCACCAGCCGTCTGCCATGTTGTTCCAACGCTTTGATAGACTGCTTCTTCTAGCAAAAGGAGGCAAGACTGTCTATTTTGGTGACATTGGACGAGAATCTAGGATATTGATGGACTATTTCACTCGCAATGGTGGCCCTGCTTTGCCACCTGGCAGCAACCCAGCGGAGCACATGCTTGAGGTGATTGGCGCCGCACCTGGGGCTAAAAGCGAGATTGACTGGCCTGCGGTTTGGCGAAACAGCCCTGAATATCAGAATGTGCGCCATGAGCTCTCAAATCTGAGAGCTTTGGCCAATCAACCATCGCCCGTTTCAGATACCAACGACAAATCCAGCTATGCGGAATTCGCAGCTCCGTTCGCGACACAGTTCGTTCAAGTTGGGCTAAGAGTGTTCCAGCAGTACTGGCGTACACCAGCGTATATCTATTCTAAAGTTTTGCTTACGATCGGTTGT TCACTCTTCATAgggttctctttcttcaaagcCGACAATACAGCTCAGGGTCTACAAAATCAAATGTTTGGTGttttcgtcttcctcttcgtcgttATTCAATTGATTATCCAGATCATCCCGTCGTTCGTAACGCAACGGACCCTTTACGAAGCTCGGGAGAGACAATCCAAGACATATTCGTGGCAAGCATTCGTTGTCACCAACATACTCGTCGAGCTTGCATGGAACTCG ATCATGGCaatcttctgtttccttgTGTGGTTTTACCCCGTGGGCCTTTTCCATAACGCTGAATACACCGACACGCTGCACTATCGGAGCACCCTCACCTTTCTATTCATCTGGGTGACCTTTCTCTTCGCCAGCTCGTTAGCGCACATGTTAATCGCAGGCATCGAGAGTGAGGAGATCGCCTCAAGTCTCTCCAACATATTAGCTATCATGATGTACGCGTTTTGCGGAATTCTTGCCGGCCCGGACGCTCTTCCtggtttctggatcttcatgtACAGAGTCAACCCGTTCACATACTTAGTATCGGGCTTGCTATCGACCAGTCTCGGTGAAGCGCCAATGCACTGCGCCGAAAAGGAgttcttgtccttttctaCTCCCGCAAACTTAACCTGCGGTGAGTATATGCAGGATTATATTTCGACGAATGGGGGCTACTTGCTCAATTCAGGAGCCCAAGGGGGCGAAGATTGCCACTTCTGCGCGACAGGAAACACCACCCAGTTTCTGCAACATGTCAATATCGACTTCTCAACACGGTGGAGGGATTTCGGGCTGATGTGGGTGTACGTGGTGTTTAATATATTCGCAGCCATATCTCTGTACTGGCTCTGTCGATTAcccaagggcaagaagaacaaatgA
- a CDS encoding HAD family hydrolase (predicted protein) yields the protein MTETTRPIGLLFDIGGVCVRLNTNPKRPTSPPLTKKNQVLSPFQAILDYEIANKIPPGWVNFSISRSAPSGSWHRLERGEIKLDADFFKAFNKDLSNPELWKKFHETLQKKQSATGTPSSSSSPLPPLPQLDAEFLFWEMMRISRTPDPYMAPALKKLKASGKFILGALSNTVVFPDGHAYNTDESGVKGQFDFFISSAHTGLRKPDPKIYEFAIREMNRLAREKGLREVGASDIVFFDDIGENLKGAKKAGMRTVKVNLGRTQDAVKELEKITGLSLLEGSDRARL from the coding sequence ATGACAGAAACCACACGGCCCATCGGCCTACTATTCGACATCGGCGGAGTCTGCGTACGCCTCAATACCAACCCCAAAAGACCAACAAGCCCACCACTAACCAAAAAAAACCAGGTCCTCTCCCCATTCCAAGCCATCCTCGACTACGAAATCGCCAACAAAATCCCCCCAGGATGGGTAAACTTCAGTATCTCCCGATCCGCCCCTAGCGGCAGCTGGCACCGCCTCGAACGCGGCGAAATCAAACTAGACGCCGACTTCTTCAAAGCATTCAATAAAGACCTCAGCAACCCAGAACTATGGAAGAAATTCCACGAAACACTTCAGAAAAAGCAGTCTGCTACCGGCAccccatcatcgtcatcatcgccactACCGCCACTACCCCAGCTAGACGCAGAGTTCCTTTTCTGGGAAATGATGCGCATATCCCGGACACCGGACCCTTACATGGCGCctgcgttgaagaaattAAAGGCCTCGGGGAAGTTTATTCTGGGCGCGCTGTCGAATACGGTTGTTTTTCCTGACGGGCATGCCTACAATACCGATGAGAGTGGGGTGAAGGGGCAgtttgatttcttcatttcGTCAGCGCATACGGGGCTGAGGAAACCGGATCCGAAGATCTATGAATTCGCGATTCGGGAGATGAATCGGTTGGCAAGGGAGAAGGGGTTGAGGGAGGTTGGAGCGTCGGAtattgttttcttcgatgATATCGGGGAGAATTTGAAGGGCGCGAAAAAGGCGGGGATGAGGACTGTTAAGGTGAATCTGGGACGGACTCAAGATGCTGTTaaggagttggagaagattaCGGGGCTTTCATTGTTGGAGGGATCCGATCGGGCGAGGTTGTAG
- a CDS encoding magnesium transporter CorA family protein (Mg2+ and Co2+ transporters), whose translation MREPREKVEVFRNYYLISFQTLVTFADESEEKGRARSPASIFWSTPSSAGCYILVFKNGAVTFSPSGNGHIRRVRDRIRRLPDPSILSGDWVCYALIDDIIDSFEPYMQAVERESESIEDQVFIARVDDVKSLIPRAENLRKKITYLIRALSGKVDVLNGFVKRCQAKDKQPVFPDGDLIMYLGDVQDHLVTTMSSLAHFDEIVGRSQSNCLAQISANNLRLSLNINEVLSKVTVLATIFVPLHMVTGLFGMNVTVPGQDVPGLAWFFGIVGCFIAFIVVCCTIAARFKLL comes from the exons ATGCGTGAGCCAAGAGAGAAGGTCGAGGTCTTTCGAAACTACTATCTAATCTCGTTTCAGACTTTGGTGACCTTTGCAGAtgaaagtgaagagaagggaagagccAGGTCTCCGGCAAGCATTTTCTGGTCCACCCCTTCCTCTGCCGGGTGTtacatcctcgtcttcaaGAATGGGGCAGTGACCTTCTCTCCTAGTGGAAATGGACACATACGTCGAGTCAGAGATCGAATCCGCCGTCTCCCTGATCCATCCATCTTGTCAGGTGATTGGGTCTGTTATGCCCTGAT AgacgatatcatcgacaGCTTTGAACCGTACATGCAAGCCGTGGAACGTGAGTCTGAATCCATCGAGGATCAAGTCTTCATCGCTCGTGTAGACGACGTCAAATCCCTCATCCCTCGTGCCGAAAATCTCCGCAAAAAGATCACCTATCTTATCCGCGCTCTGAGCGGGAAGGTGGACGTCCTGAATGGCTTCGTCAAGCGGTGTCAGGCCAAAGACAAACAGCCCGTCTTTCCCGATGGTGATCTCATCATGTATCTGGGCGATGTGCAGGACCATCTGGTAACCACCATGTCGAGTCTGGCGCACTTTGATGAGATCGTCGGTCGCTCGCAGTCAAACTGCCTCGCGCAGATCAGTGCCAATAACCTACGCTTGAGTCTGAACATCAACGAAGTCCTCAGCAAGGTGACCGTCTTGGCCACAATCTTCGTTCCATTGCATATGGTGACGGGACTTTTTGGAATGAACGTTACAGTTCCTGGTCAGGATGTGCCTGGACTGGCCTGGTTCTTTGGGATTGTGGGTTGCTTCATCGCGTTTATAGTCGTGTGTTGCACTATTGCTGCTAGATTCAAGCTGTTGTGA